Proteins encoded in a region of the Sparus aurata chromosome 6, fSpaAur1.1, whole genome shotgun sequence genome:
- the LOC115582859 gene encoding uncharacterized protein LOC115582859: protein MLLTNLIKGNLLPSALVWITSRPAAANQIPPECVDRVTEVQGFTKAQKEEYFRRRFSDKDLSRKTFSHIKTSRCPDIMCLIPVYCWITATVLEHMLTTDQRGELPRTMTNLYSRFLLVQTKRRKHDGRWGMGQQEQMEADIKVFLKLGRLAFENIKNPSNRKVMFYPEDLEKCGLDVRRFNSGFFTKIFKREFVIFQETVYSFVHLSVEEFLAAVYMFHCYNNSVGVKDFLGERWEYNTDQPLDVFLMSAMEKSSESKNGHLDLFVCFLHGLSLESNRRLFRGLLGRTDNSPEIIQRAINNLKKMNTDKISPDRSINIFHCLMEMNDHSVHKEIQEFLKSENKSKKKLSDVHCSALAYMLQMSEEVPDELDLAMYRTSTKGKQRLIPALRNCRRARVDDRRNRVTLSSHKGYPSTSESNLPVSEDIREESKVDYPGPDDPQRLNQQHLLLCGDILKTNDKQVFTPELLTESRKRSYRFWCPGPGVFQCESTGLVFVMVQEAELLYRTVQWDESLLKSAGKMAAGLLFDIKCSNDSAVCQLHLPHCEVMDAPLPEGLLSVVHITDDGMNFLDPLEITDTHVVVTVSHFSPIGIVRKLFTSLLNIRRLVSSKVLLFLGQPNPETQRRKLNVFLLPRNIDLDEVSEQQRYSENIQVPSKCKLFEDQSYTLHCPQAIKIQPKSADFDLEFGPNYDPTFEVRLETTTEEVTLTVKDHGQLVVWEYDVDLTDSRRRTAQMNVPAEDLVPAEDDVLAEQKLSSIREEFVKRVSGPVLNQLLDKLYPDVISNEEMQSVKTKLVTQEKARELIDSVITRGTEASSILIAAVCEVDQHLSRVLKLR, encoded by the exons atGCTGTTGACAAACCTCATCAAGGGGAatctgcttccctcggctctcgtctggataaCTTCCCGACccgcagcagccaatcagatccctcctgaaTGTGttgacagggtaacagaagtacaaGGCTTCACCAAGGCACAGAAAGAAGAGTatttcaggaggaggttcagtgacaAAGATCTGTCCAGAAAAACattctcacacatcaagacatcCAGGTGCCCtgacatcatgtgtctgatcccagtctacTGCTGGATCACTGCGACAGTTCTGGaacacatgttgactacagaccagagaggagagctgcccaggACCATGACTAACCTGTACTCAcgcttcctgctggttcagacaaagaggaggaaGCATGATGGTAGATGGGGGATGGGGCAACAGGAGCAAATGGAGGCTGACATTAAAGTttttctgaagctggggaggctggcctTTGAAAATATAAAGAATCCTTCCAACAGAAAGGTCATGTTCTACCCAGAGGACCTGGAGAAGTGCGGTCTTGATGTCAGACGGTTTAATTCGGGATTTTTTACAAAGATCTTCAAAAGAGAGTTTGTGATCTTCCAGGAAACCGTCTAcagctttgttcatctgagtgTTGaagagtttctggctgcagtatacatgttccactgttacaaCAACTCAGTGGGCGTGAAGGACTTCCTGGGAGAAAGGTGGGAGTATAACACTGACCAGCCCCTGGATGTCTTCCTGATGAGTGCCATGGAGAAATCCTCAGAGAGTAAAAATGGCCATCTGGACCTGTTTGTttgcttccttcatggcctctctctggagTCCAACCGCAGACTCTTCAGAGGCCTACTGGGTCgaacagacaacagtccagaaataatccagagagccatcaacaacctgaaaaAAATGAACACGGACAaaatctctcctgacagaagcatcaacatcttccactgtctgatggagatgaacgaccactcagttcataaggagatccaagagttccttAAATCAGAGAACAAATCAAAGAAGAAACTCTCAGAcgtccactgctcagctctggcctacatgctgcagatgtcagaggaggttccgGATGAGTTGGACCTTGCGATGTACAGAACATCAACAAAGGGAAAACAAagactgattccagctttgAGGAACTGCAGAAGGGCTCG gGTGGATGACAGAAGAAACAGGGTTACACTTTCTAGCCATAAAGGAT ATCCATCCACATCTGAGTCAAACCTCCCTGTGTCTGAGGACATCAGAGAGGAGAGTAAAGTTGATTATCCGGGTCCTGATGATCCACAGAGGTTGAACCAGCAGCATCTTCTTCTTTGTGGAGATATACTGAAAACAAAT GACAAGCAAGTTTTCACACCTGAACTGTTGACTGAGTCACGGAAGAGGTCATACAG GTTCTGGTGTCCTGGTCCAGGTGTGTTCCAGTGCGAATCGACTGGACTGGTGTTTGTTATGGTTCAGGAGGCGGAGCTGCTGTACAGGACTGTCCAATGGGATGAGAGCCTCCTCAAATCAGCTGGCAAGATGGCTGCAGGGCTGCTGTTTGATATCAAGTGTTCAAATGATAGTGCTGTCTGTCAGCTCCACCTGCCTCACTGTGAAGTTATGGATG ctCCGCTGCCTGAAGGTCTGCTGTCTGTCGTCCACATCACTGATGATGGAATGAACTTCCTCGATCCGCTGGAGATTACAGACACTCATGTGGTTGTCACAGTCTCTCACTTCTCTCCCATTGGCATAGTGAGGAAATTGTTTACAAGCTTGTTGAACATAAGGAGACTAGTCAGCAGCAAAGTTCTGCTGTTTCTCGGACAACCAAACCCAGAAACACAAAGGCGAAAACTCAACGTGTTTCTCCTACCAAGGAACATCGATCTGGACGAG GTGAGCGAACAGCAGCGATATTCAGAGAACATCCAGGTTCCttcaaaatgtaaactgtttgaagATCAGAGTTACACTCTTCACTGTCCTCAGGCCATTAAAATACAACCTAAG AGTGCAGATTTCGACCTGGAGTTTGGACCAAATTACGACCCAACATTTGAGGTCCGCCTGGAAACAACCACAGAAGAAGTGACTTTAACAGTCAAAGATCATGGACAGCTGGTGGTCTGGGAGTATGACGTTGATCTCACTG ATTCAAGAAGGAGAACTGCACAGATGAATGTCCCAGCAGAAGATTTGGTCCCAGCTGAGGACGATGTCCTAGCAGAACAGAAGCTGAGCTCTATTAGGGAGGAGTTTGTAAAGCGAGTGTCTGGACCTGTTCTGAACCAGCTTCTGGATAAACTTTATCCGGATGTCATAAGTAATGAAGAAATGCagtcagtcaaaacaaaactggTCACACAGGAGAAAGCACGGGAGTTGATCGACTCAGTGATAACAAGGGGAACTGAAGCCAGCTCGATCCTGATTGCTGCTGTCTGTGAGGTGGATCAACATCTTTCCAGAGTGCTGAAGTTAAGATGA